The following are from one region of the Geotrypetes seraphini chromosome 12, aGeoSer1.1, whole genome shotgun sequence genome:
- the RACK1 gene encoding receptor of activated protein C kinase 1 isoform X1, with protein MTEQMTLRGTLKGHNGWVTQIATTPQFPDMILSSSRDKSVIMWKLTRDETNYGIPQRALRGHSHFVSDVVISSDGQFALSGSWDGTLRLWDLTTGTTTRRFVGHTKDVLSVAFSADNRQIVSGSRDKTIKLWNTLGVCKYTVQEESHSEWVSCVRFSPNSSNPIIVSCGWDKMVKVWNLANCKLKTNHIGHTGFLNTVTVSPDGSLCASGGKDGQAMLWDLNEGKHLYTLDSGDIINALCFSPNRYWLCAATGPSIKIWDLEGKIIVDELKQEVISTSSKAEPPQCTSLAWSADGQTLFAGYTDNLIRVWQVTIGTR; from the exons ATGACGGAGCAGATGACCCTGAGAGGGACCCTGAAGGGCCACAACGGATGGGTGACCCAAATCGCCACCACGCCGCAGTTCCCAGAtatgatcctgtcttcctcccgag ATAAGAGTGTGATCATGTGGAAGCTGACCCGAGATGAGACCAACTACGGCATCCCCCAGCGTGCCCTGCGTGGTCATTCTCACTTTGTCAGTGACGTGGTCATCTCCTCAGACGGGCAGTTTGCTCTGTCAGGATCTTGGGATGGGACTCTGCGCCTCTGGGACCTTACAAC AGGTACCACAACTCGACGCTTTGTGGGCCACACCAAGGATGTCCTGAGCGTGGCTTTCTCTGCTGATAACCGACAGATTGTCTCTGGCTCCCGTGACAAAAccattaagctctggaacacattgggTGTCTGCAAATATACAGTACAG GAGGAGAGTCATTCCGAGTGGGTCTCCTGCGTCCGCTTCTCCCCCAACAGCAGCAACCCTATCATTGTCTCCTGTGGCTGGGACAAGATGGTCAAG GTGTGGAACCTGGCCAACTGCAAGCTGAAAACCAATCACATCGGCCACACAGGCTTCCTGAACACAGTCACTGTGTCTCCTGATGGCTCTCTCTGTGCCTCTGGTGGCAAG GATGGTCAGGCGATGCTGTGGGACTTGAACGAGGGCAAACACTTATACACCCTGGACAGTGGGGACATCATCAACGCACTCTGCTTTAGCCCCAACCGCTACTGGCTATGTGCTGCCACCGGCCCCAGCATCAAGATCTGG gATCTGGAAGGCAAGATAATCGTGGATGAGCTGAAGCAGGAAGTGATCAGCACCAGCAGCAAAGCTGAGCCTCCCCAATGCACTTCACTGGCCTGGTCTGCTGATGGACAG ACACTCTTTGCTGGATACACTGATAATCTGATCCGTGTCTGGCAAGTCACCATTGGTACCCGATAA
- the RACK1 gene encoding receptor of activated protein C kinase 1 isoform X2: protein MRPTTASPSVPCVVILTLSVTWSSPQTGSLLCQDLGMGLCASGTLQRKYSGGTTTRRFVGHTKDVLSVAFSADNRQIVSGSRDKTIKLWNTLGVCKYTVQEESHSEWVSCVRFSPNSSNPIIVSCGWDKMVKVWNLANCKLKTNHIGHTGFLNTVTVSPDGSLCASGGKDGQAMLWDLNEGKHLYTLDSGDIINALCFSPNRYWLCAATGPSIKIWDLEGKIIVDELKQEVISTSSKAEPPQCTSLAWSADGQTLFAGYTDNLIRVWQVTIGTR from the exons ATGAGACCAACTACGGCATCCCCCAGCGTGCCCTGCGTGGTCATTCTCACTTTGTCAGTGACGTGGTCATCTCCTCAGACGGGCAGTTTGCTCTGTCAGGATCTTGGGATGGGACTCTGCGCCTCTGGGACCTTACAACGCAAGTACAGCGG AGGTACCACAACTCGACGCTTTGTGGGCCACACCAAGGATGTCCTGAGCGTGGCTTTCTCTGCTGATAACCGACAGATTGTCTCTGGCTCCCGTGACAAAAccattaagctctggaacacattgggTGTCTGCAAATATACAGTACAG GAGGAGAGTCATTCCGAGTGGGTCTCCTGCGTCCGCTTCTCCCCCAACAGCAGCAACCCTATCATTGTCTCCTGTGGCTGGGACAAGATGGTCAAG GTGTGGAACCTGGCCAACTGCAAGCTGAAAACCAATCACATCGGCCACACAGGCTTCCTGAACACAGTCACTGTGTCTCCTGATGGCTCTCTCTGTGCCTCTGGTGGCAAG GATGGTCAGGCGATGCTGTGGGACTTGAACGAGGGCAAACACTTATACACCCTGGACAGTGGGGACATCATCAACGCACTCTGCTTTAGCCCCAACCGCTACTGGCTATGTGCTGCCACCGGCCCCAGCATCAAGATCTGG gATCTGGAAGGCAAGATAATCGTGGATGAGCTGAAGCAGGAAGTGATCAGCACCAGCAGCAAAGCTGAGCCTCCCCAATGCACTTCACTGGCCTGGTCTGCTGATGGACAG ACACTCTTTGCTGGATACACTGATAATCTGATCCGTGTCTGGCAAGTCACCATTGGTACCCGATAA
- the LOC117346324 gene encoding zinc finger protein RFP-like: MPGRSPAVQSLCTDLTCPVCLEYYSDPVTLACGHSFCCSCISRCWQIPCGSFSCPVCRQHFARRTLERNWQLAEAVQHLHAQQAQPSKGSGCAKRQQNLKLFCQNDESVLCAVCDRSQDHRSHSLIPVEKAAQEYKTQWTQNFRKQRAMLGANFPQKLLSSKNWSKTCRKPAAKFLKNVKSTIMRCETAKLPLPNVTLIPDRSNTLVQCPHQDSQLFSSRILLKEISQHFKADVTLDGKTANPYLVVYENGRRVKRCDTKQDVPDNPERFDSDPCVLTCEGFTSGRHYWEVEVEDGRHWALGVTKASVRRKGGVRATPEEGIWAIGLFWNQYRALTSAVNHLSLSQGLQKAGLFLDFDLGEISFYNAETMEHIYTFYHRFTEKIFPLVWVWSTEARIKLSP; the protein is encoded by the exons ATGCCTGGGAGGAGCCCTGCCGTGCAGAGCCTCTGCACCGACCTGACCTGTCCTGTCTGCCTGGAATACTACAGCGACCCGGTGACTCTTGCCTGTGGCCACAGCTTTTGCTGCTCCTGCATCTCCCGATGCTGGCAGATTCCATGCGGCAGTTTCTCCTGCCCGGTGTGCAGGCAACACTTTGCCCGGAGGACTCTGGAGAGGAACTGGCAGCTGGCAGAAGCAGTCCAGCACCTCCACGCACAGCAAGCGCAACCATCCAAGGGGAGCGGGTGCGCCAAAAGACAGCAGAACTTGAAACTCTTCTGCCAAAATGATGAAAGCGTTCTCTGCGCAGTGTGTGACCGATCTCAGGATCACAGATCTCACAGCCTGATCCCCGTAGAGAAGGCTGCGCAGGAATACAAG ACGCAGTGGACACAAAACTTTCGAAAACAGAGAGCAATGTTGGGAGCCAACTTTCCACAGAAACTTCTTTCCTCCAAAAACTGGTCCAAGACGTGTCGTAAGCCAGCGGCCAAATTTCTGAAG AATGTAAAGAGCACCATCATGAG GTGTGAAACTGCGAAGCTTCCTCTGCCAAATGTAACCCTCATTCCAGATAGGAGCAACACCTTGGTTCAGTGCCCACATCAGGACAGCCAGCTCTTTTCTTCCCGTATTCTGCTAAAGGAGATCAGTCAGCATTTCAAAG cggaTGTGACTCTAGATGGAAAAACAGCCAATCCTTACCTTGTTGTATATGAGAACGGGAGGAGGGTGAAGCGCTGCGACACTAAGCAAGATGTGCCAGACAATCCCGAGAGATTTGATTCCGACCCCTGCGTCCTGACCTGCGAGGGCTTCACCTCAGGGAGGCATTACTGGGAGGTGGAAGTGGAAGATGGAAGGCACTGGGCCTTGGGAGTCACCAAAGCATCTGTGAGGAGGAAAGGCGGGGTTCGAGCTACCCCAGAGGAAGGCATCTGGGCCATAGGCCTGTTCTGGAACCAGTACAGGGCCCTGACCTCTGCTGTGAACCACCTCTCCCTGAGTCAGGGACTCCAGAAAGCGGGGCTTTTCCTGGACTTTGACCTGGGGGAGATCTCATTCTATAACGCTGAAACCATGGAGCATATCTACACATTCTACCATAGGTTCACTGAGAAAATCTTCCCACTGGTCTGGGTGTGGTCCACAGAAGCTCGGATCAAACTGAGCCCCTAA